A DNA window from Gemmatimonadaceae bacterium contains the following coding sequences:
- a CDS encoding 4-hydroxy-3-methylbut-2-enyl diphosphate reductase — protein sequence MTTPGTPPDSYFRKGFGLGADVRDDLAADYTGRLVDLLRERDYTLTAGEVTVRLAREFGFCYGVDRAVEYAYQTRRKFPDRRLHLLGEIIHNPHVNEKLRQMGVEIMVPLEGTRDGEPRFDLSPVAPEDVVILPAFGVTVADFQALRAHGCVLVDTTCGSVLNVWKRVEVYARDGFTALIHGKHYHEETRATASQVLKHPEGRYLVVRDMAEAEAVCAYIASLGAGAANPAAREAFLARFAKAASPGFDPDVHLRRIGVANQTTMLARESLEIGEVVGEAMARAFGDDHRATHFRTFDTICSATQDRQDAVTALLDEPLDAMIVVGGFNSSNTISLAALCAERVPTYHVEDPAEIDPESRSLHYRVAGVTHVEADAVDWLPASGTVRVGLTAGASTPNNKIGEAVARILATRGITAGAIG from the coding sequence ATGACGACACCGGGCACCCCGCCCGATTCCTACTTCCGCAAGGGATTCGGACTCGGCGCCGACGTGCGTGACGACCTCGCGGCCGACTACACCGGACGGCTCGTCGACCTCCTCCGTGAGCGGGACTACACGCTCACAGCGGGCGAGGTGACGGTGCGCCTGGCCAGGGAGTTCGGCTTCTGCTATGGCGTGGACCGGGCGGTCGAGTACGCATACCAGACGCGGCGCAAGTTTCCCGACCGGCGCTTGCACCTGCTGGGCGAGATCATCCACAACCCGCACGTGAACGAGAAGCTGCGGCAGATGGGGGTGGAGATCATGGTGCCGCTCGAAGGGACGCGCGACGGCGAGCCGCGCTTCGACCTCTCGCCTGTGGCGCCCGAGGACGTCGTGATCCTCCCCGCGTTCGGCGTCACCGTGGCCGACTTCCAGGCGCTGCGCGCGCACGGGTGCGTGTTGGTCGACACCACGTGCGGGAGTGTGCTCAACGTCTGGAAGCGCGTGGAGGTCTATGCACGCGACGGCTTCACGGCGCTCATCCATGGCAAGCACTACCACGAGGAGACGCGGGCCACCGCCTCGCAGGTCCTGAAGCATCCCGAGGGGCGCTACCTCGTGGTGCGCGACATGGCGGAGGCCGAGGCGGTCTGCGCGTACATCGCTTCGTTAGGCGCGGGGGCCGCGAACCCGGCCGCGCGCGAGGCGTTCCTGGCCCGCTTTGCCAAGGCGGCCTCGCCCGGCTTCGATCCCGACGTGCATCTCCGGCGAATCGGCGTCGCCAACCAGACGACCATGCTGGCGCGCGAGTCGCTGGAGATCGGCGAGGTGGTGGGCGAGGCGATGGCGCGTGCCTTCGGCGACGACCATCGCGCGACGCACTTCCGCACCTTCGACACCATCTGCTCGGCGACCCAGGATCGCCAGGATGCCGTGACCGCGTTGCTCGACGAACCGCTCGACGCCATGATCGTCGTGGGGGGCTTCAACTCCAGCAACACGATCTCGCTGGCGGCGCTGTGCGCGGAGCGCGTCCCGACGTACCACGTCGAGGACCCCGCGGAGATTGACCCGGAGTCGCGCTCGCTGCACTACCGCGTGGCCGGCGTGACGCACGTGGAGGCAGACGCGGTCGACTGGCTGCCGGCGAGTGGGACCGTGCGCGTGGGGCTCACCGCCGGGGCGAGCACGCCGAACAACAAGATCGGCGAGGCGGTGGCGCGCATCCTTGCCACGCGCGGGATCACCGCGGGGGCGATCGGGTGA
- a CDS encoding D-aminoacylase, which translates to MRGRSMAVGALVCSIMGALAAAGPLGAQGGTTYDVLIRGGTVIDGTGRPRFRGDVAVRGGTIVRVSRTPIPPSRAKQVIDATGRIVAPGFIDLHAHLEPLLRIPSAESAVRQGVTLALGGPDGGSPLPLAAYMDSAQRAGLGINVAYLVGHNVIRERVMGLENRAPTADELSRMQSLVAQGMRDGAFGLSTGLRYIPGYYSRTDEVVALARVAAARGGIYTSHLREEGLALFDGVAEAIRIGREARIPIVLTHHKAVGRQMWGQSVRTLAMVDTARRAGIDVMIDQYPYTASQTGLSVLIPPWALADGDSALARRMRDPVLKDSILRGVVALLLDDRGGGDIRRVQFGRVQWKPALEGKTLYDWAVERGVPTTPEGAAPLVVEGVLQGGATMIYHVIDEGDVQRIMQHPQTMIASDGRLTVPGEGAAHPRAYGTFPRVIGHYVRDVKLLTLEQAVHKMTAMPAARLGLTGYGVVATGATANLVVFDAATVADRATFTSPHQYPTGIGDVLVNGVAVVAGGALTDARPGRVLRHNARRLPPRLKRQLTGAGSAP; encoded by the coding sequence ATCCGCGGCCGGTCGATGGCCGTCGGCGCCCTGGTCTGCAGCATCATGGGAGCCCTTGCGGCTGCCGGACCGCTCGGCGCGCAGGGCGGGACCACCTACGACGTCCTCATTCGCGGCGGGACCGTCATCGACGGGACCGGGCGGCCGCGCTTCCGGGGCGACGTGGCGGTGCGCGGGGGGACGATCGTCCGCGTCTCGCGCACCCCGATCCCGCCGTCGCGCGCGAAGCAGGTCATCGACGCCACCGGTCGCATCGTGGCCCCGGGCTTCATCGACCTCCACGCGCACCTGGAGCCGCTCCTTCGCATCCCGTCGGCGGAGAGTGCCGTTCGGCAGGGCGTGACGCTCGCGCTCGGAGGGCCGGATGGGGGGAGCCCGTTGCCGCTGGCGGCGTACATGGACAGCGCGCAGCGCGCCGGGCTGGGGATCAATGTGGCCTACCTCGTGGGGCACAACGTCATCCGCGAGCGCGTGATGGGGCTCGAGAATCGCGCCCCCACCGCCGATGAGCTCTCCCGCATGCAGTCGCTCGTTGCCCAGGGGATGCGCGACGGCGCCTTCGGGCTGAGCACCGGGCTTCGCTACATCCCCGGCTACTACTCGCGCACCGACGAGGTGGTGGCGCTGGCCCGCGTGGCGGCGGCGCGCGGTGGGATCTACACCTCCCACCTGCGCGAGGAAGGGCTGGCGCTGTTTGACGGAGTCGCCGAGGCGATCCGCATCGGGCGCGAGGCGCGTATCCCCATCGTCCTCACGCACCACAAGGCGGTGGGACGGCAGATGTGGGGGCAGTCGGTGCGAACGCTGGCGATGGTCGACACGGCGCGCCGCGCCGGGATCGACGTGATGATCGACCAGTATCCGTATACCGCGTCCCAGACCGGGCTGTCGGTCCTCATCCCGCCCTGGGCGCTCGCCGATGGCGATAGCGCGCTGGCCCGCCGCATGCGCGACCCCGTGCTCAAGGACAGCATCCTGCGCGGCGTCGTGGCGCTCCTCCTCGACGATCGCGGCGGCGGCGACATACGGCGCGTGCAGTTCGGTCGCGTCCAGTGGAAGCCGGCGCTGGAAGGGAAGACGCTCTACGACTGGGCCGTCGAGCGCGGCGTCCCCACCACGCCGGAGGGAGCGGCGCCGCTGGTGGTGGAAGGGGTGCTCCAGGGGGGCGCCACGATGATCTACCACGTCATCGATGAAGGCGACGTGCAGCGGATCATGCAGCATCCGCAGACGATGATTGCATCTGACGGTCGGCTGACCGTCCCCGGCGAGGGGGCGGCGCATCCGCGCGCCTACGGCACCTTCCCGCGCGTCATCGGCCACTACGTGCGCGACGTCAAGCTCCTCACGCTGGAGCAGGCGGTGCACAAGATGACCGCGATGCCGGCGGCACGCCTCGGGCTCACCGGATACGGCGTGGTGGCCACCGGTGCGACGGCGAACCTGGTGGTGTTCGACGCCGCAACGGTCGCCGATCGCGCGACGTTCACCTCGCCGCACCAGTATCCCACCGGTATCGGTGACGTCCTGGTGAATGGCGTCGCCGTGGTCGCGGGCGGTGCGCTGACCGATGCGCGGCCGGGGCGAGTGCTCAGGCACAACGCGCGCAGGCTGCCGCCGCGCCTCAAGCGCCAACTGACCGGGGCCGGCTCGGCGCCGTAG
- a CDS encoding (2Fe-2S)-binding protein translates to MAEITITVNGRAYAREVEPRTLLVHFLRDVLGLTGTHVGCDTSQCGACTVLLDGRGVKSCTVLAVQANGASVTTIEGLAANGELHPLQAAFREAHGLQCGFCTPGMIMSSCDLLARNPNPSEHEIRHALEGNLCRCTGYHNIVKAVQSAASTMAGNAAVAAD, encoded by the coding sequence ATGGCAGAGATCACCATCACGGTGAACGGGCGGGCGTATGCGCGCGAGGTCGAGCCGCGCACGCTCCTCGTGCACTTCCTTCGCGACGTGCTCGGGCTCACCGGCACGCACGTCGGCTGCGACACGAGCCAGTGTGGCGCGTGCACGGTCCTGCTCGACGGTCGCGGTGTCAAGTCGTGCACCGTGCTGGCGGTGCAGGCCAACGGCGCGAGTGTGACGACGATCGAGGGGCTCGCTGCTAACGGCGAGTTGCATCCGCTGCAGGCGGCGTTTCGCGAGGCACACGGCCTCCAGTGCGGTTTCTGCACGCCCGGGATGATCATGTCGAGCTGCGACCTGCTCGCGCGGAATCCCAACCCGAGCGAGCACGAGATTCGCCACGCGCTCGAGGGAAACCTGTGCCGGTGCACTGGCTATCACAACATCGTGAAAGCCGTGCAGTCGGCGGCGTCCACCATGGCCGGCAACGCTGCCGTCGCCGCGGACTGA
- a CDS encoding molybdopterin-dependent oxidoreductase codes for MATTAEPGGSLIGASIRRKEDQRFITGKGRYTDDVKLPGQVYAAFVRSPHACATIGAIDASAALAMPGVYAVFTGEDLKQGGVNPIPPGWLHPGIKIAEFRALAVGKVSHVGNAVAVVIADTPQLARDAADQVQVDYTDHPAVADAVAALKSGAPQVHGDVPGNVVFTWALGDAAATDAAIGGAATVVKTHLVNQRLIANAIEPRASLASYDSAADELTLYVTSQNPHVHRLIMGAFILGLPEHKFRVIAPDVGGGFGSKIFVYPEECVVAWAARQLQRPVKWTATRSESYLTDAHGRDHDTDVEMAFDAAGKIVALRVKTIANLGAYLTLFAPAVPTYLYGTLLSGQYNIPAIHVDVTAVYTNTTPVDAYRGAGRPEATYLLERTMDVAAQQLGIDPAELRRRNLVAPDRFPFQTAVALQYDSGNYEPALDKALQLADYKGLRARQAAARGQGTYLGIGMSAYIEACGLAPSHIVGSLGAQAGLYESGVVRIHPTGKVTVLTGSHSHGQGHETTFAQIVAQELGCTIDDVEVVHGDTGRVPFGMGTYGSRSGAVGGAALFNSLQKVKEKGRRIAAHLLEAAPEDVDFASGNYFVKGSPSRSKGFGEVALAAYLAHNIPADMEPGLEATTFFNPGNFVFPFGVHIAVVEVDPDTGRVRIERYLAVDDFGNVINPMIVDGQLHGGIAQGAAQALWEGAQYDSGGQLLTGSMMSYALPKAEFLPNFETDRTVTPSPVNPLGVKGAGEAGTIASTAAVANAVIDALSPFGITHLDMPLTAPKIWSAIHAAKGGN; via the coding sequence ATGGCCACGACCGCCGAACCGGGCGGCTCGCTGATTGGCGCGAGCATCCGACGGAAGGAAGACCAGCGCTTCATCACGGGGAAGGGGCGCTACACCGATGACGTGAAGCTCCCCGGCCAGGTGTACGCCGCCTTCGTGCGCTCGCCGCACGCCTGCGCCACGATCGGCGCGATCGATGCCAGCGCGGCGCTGGCGATGCCCGGGGTGTACGCCGTCTTCACGGGAGAGGACCTCAAGCAGGGCGGCGTGAACCCGATCCCGCCCGGGTGGCTGCACCCGGGAATCAAGATCGCCGAGTTCCGCGCGCTGGCGGTGGGGAAGGTGTCGCACGTGGGGAATGCGGTGGCGGTGGTGATCGCCGACACGCCGCAGTTGGCGCGCGACGCGGCCGACCAGGTGCAAGTGGACTACACCGACCATCCCGCGGTGGCCGACGCGGTGGCCGCGCTCAAGTCGGGGGCGCCGCAGGTGCACGGTGATGTGCCGGGCAACGTGGTCTTCACGTGGGCGTTGGGCGATGCGGCGGCCACGGACGCCGCGATCGGTGGCGCGGCCACGGTGGTGAAGACGCATCTCGTGAACCAACGCCTGATCGCCAACGCGATCGAGCCACGCGCCTCGCTGGCCAGCTACGATTCCGCGGCCGACGAACTCACGCTGTACGTGACGTCGCAGAACCCGCACGTGCACCGCCTCATCATGGGGGCGTTCATTCTCGGGTTGCCGGAGCACAAGTTCCGCGTCATCGCCCCGGACGTCGGCGGCGGTTTCGGCTCGAAGATCTTCGTCTATCCCGAGGAGTGCGTGGTGGCCTGGGCTGCTCGGCAGCTGCAACGCCCGGTCAAGTGGACGGCGACGCGCAGCGAGTCGTACCTGACCGACGCCCACGGCCGCGACCACGACACCGACGTCGAGATGGCCTTCGATGCCGCGGGCAAGATCGTCGCCCTGCGCGTGAAGACGATCGCCAACCTCGGCGCCTACCTCACGCTCTTCGCGCCGGCCGTCCCGACGTATCTCTACGGGACGCTCCTCTCCGGGCAGTACAACATCCCCGCCATCCACGTCGACGTCACGGCGGTGTACACGAACACCACGCCGGTCGACGCCTATCGCGGCGCGGGGCGCCCGGAAGCGACCTATCTCCTCGAGCGCACGATGGACGTGGCGGCGCAGCAGCTGGGTATCGACCCGGCCGAGTTGCGGCGACGCAACCTCGTCGCGCCCGACCGCTTCCCGTTCCAGACGGCGGTGGCGCTGCAGTACGACAGCGGCAACTACGAGCCGGCGCTGGACAAGGCGCTGCAGCTCGCCGACTACAAGGGACTCCGCGCCCGCCAGGCGGCGGCGCGCGGGCAGGGGACGTACCTCGGGATCGGGATGTCCGCCTACATCGAGGCCTGCGGCCTCGCCCCGTCGCACATCGTCGGGTCGTTAGGTGCGCAGGCGGGGCTGTACGAGTCGGGCGTGGTGCGCATTCATCCCACAGGAAAGGTCACCGTCCTCACCGGCTCGCACTCGCACGGACAGGGACACGAGACGACCTTCGCCCAGATCGTGGCGCAGGAACTCGGCTGCACGATCGACGACGTGGAGGTGGTGCACGGCGACACCGGGCGCGTCCCCTTCGGCATGGGGACCTACGGCTCGCGCTCCGGCGCGGTTGGCGGCGCGGCGCTCTTCAACTCGCTGCAGAAGGTGAAGGAGAAGGGGCGGCGCATCGCCGCGCACCTCCTGGAGGCGGCGCCCGAAGACGTCGACTTCGCCAGCGGCAACTACTTCGTGAAGGGGTCGCCGTCGCGCTCCAAGGGCTTCGGCGAGGTGGCGCTCGCCGCCTATCTCGCGCACAACATCCCGGCCGACATGGAGCCGGGGCTCGAGGCGACCACCTTCTTCAACCCGGGGAACTTCGTCTTCCCGTTCGGTGTCCACATCGCGGTCGTCGAGGTGGATCCGGATACCGGGCGCGTCCGCATCGAGCGCTACCTCGCCGTGGACGACTTCGGCAACGTCATCAATCCGATGATCGTCGACGGCCAGCTGCACGGCGGGATCGCGCAGGGGGCGGCGCAGGCGCTGTGGGAAGGGGCGCAGTACGACTCGGGCGGCCAGCTCCTCACCGGCTCCATGATGAGCTACGCGCTCCCCAAGGCGGAGTTCCTGCCGAACTTCGAGACCGATCGCACCGTGACCCCGTCGCCGGTGAACCCGTTAGGCGTGAAGGGGGCCGGCGAGGCGGGGACGATCGCCTCCACCGCCGCCGTCGCCAACGCCGTCATCGACGCCCTCTCACCCTTCGGCATCACCCACCTCGACATGCCGCTCACCGCCCCGAAGATCTGGTCGGCCATTCACGCGGCGAAGGGGGGGAACTGA
- a CDS encoding xanthine dehydrogenase family protein subunit M produces the protein MYPASFEYHTATSVQDALAKLAQYGDDAKLLAGGHSLIPVMKLRFAQPAHLIDITRIPGLTAITDAGSEVHVGAAARHADVAASAVIRAKAPLLAEVASHIGDPLIRNMGTIGGSLAHADPAADLPAAMLALGATLVVTGSRGERTIAADDFFTDVFSTAMRPGEMLTQVRVPAPGTGSGGAYEKHPDPASGYAIVGIAVQLQVRGGSVSSARVGMTGLGPRAMRLTAVEAALTGKAATNATVDAAAARGADGLVFVDDSLGTAAYKANLACVFVRRAARRALASAQ, from the coding sequence ATGTATCCGGCATCCTTCGAATACCACACCGCGACGAGCGTCCAGGATGCGCTCGCCAAGCTGGCGCAGTACGGCGACGATGCGAAGCTTCTCGCCGGCGGGCACTCCCTCATCCCGGTGATGAAGCTCCGCTTCGCCCAACCGGCGCACCTCATCGACATCACCCGCATCCCTGGGCTCACGGCCATCACCGATGCCGGCAGCGAAGTGCATGTGGGCGCGGCGGCCCGCCACGCCGACGTCGCAGCCTCGGCGGTGATCAGGGCCAAGGCTCCACTGCTCGCCGAGGTGGCATCGCATATTGGTGACCCCCTCATACGCAACATGGGGACGATTGGCGGATCGCTGGCCCATGCCGATCCGGCGGCCGACCTGCCGGCGGCGATGCTGGCGCTCGGCGCCACGCTCGTGGTGACGGGAAGCCGCGGGGAGCGCACCATCGCCGCCGACGACTTCTTCACGGATGTCTTTTCCACGGCCATGCGTCCCGGGGAGATGCTGACCCAGGTACGGGTCCCCGCACCGGGCACGGGGAGCGGTGGCGCCTACGAAAAGCACCCCGACCCCGCGTCCGGCTACGCCATCGTGGGAATCGCCGTGCAGTTGCAGGTGAGGGGCGGCAGCGTGTCGTCTGCGCGCGTCGGCATGACGGGGTTGGGGCCCAGGGCCATGCGCCTGACGGCAGTAGAGGCCGCGCTCACGGGCAAGGCGGCGACGAATGCCACCGTCGATGCCGCAGCGGCACGTGGCGCCGACGGCCTGGTGTTCGTCGACGACTCGCTTGGAACCGCGGCATACAAGGCGAATCTTGCCTGCGTGTTTGTGAGGCGAGCGGCGAGACGCGCGCTCGCCTCGGCTCAGTAG
- a CDS encoding SRPBCC family protein, protein MSLTLNETFRVAASPDRVWQFLKNPAEVVTCLPGAELTGTIDAQSYAGRVKVKVGPITAAYAGKATLAQVDDALRRMQIIAEGKESGGPGSARMTMTGQVSALADGTSEVSVDAAIEIAGRVMQFGRGLIESVNKQLFRQFADSVRSRLEAAHASEAGAAAAHPPAATREGATPLVAGEDAFPGEPVDEQAASAPAAGSSRPLSRAPTGSTPIVAPAPPPPAVAKGNELRALPLLWKVFVSWLSGLFGGKR, encoded by the coding sequence ATGTCCCTCACTCTCAACGAGACCTTTCGCGTCGCGGCCTCGCCCGATCGCGTCTGGCAGTTCCTGAAGAACCCCGCCGAGGTGGTGACATGCCTCCCGGGCGCCGAGCTGACGGGGACGATCGACGCGCAGAGCTACGCCGGGCGCGTGAAGGTGAAGGTGGGGCCGATCACGGCTGCCTACGCGGGCAAGGCGACGCTCGCCCAGGTCGACGACGCGTTGCGCCGGATGCAGATCATCGCCGAGGGGAAGGAGAGCGGCGGCCCGGGCTCCGCGCGCATGACGATGACGGGTCAGGTCAGCGCGCTCGCCGACGGGACGAGCGAGGTCAGCGTCGATGCGGCCATCGAGATTGCCGGGCGCGTGATGCAGTTTGGCCGCGGGCTCATCGAGTCGGTGAACAAGCAGCTATTCAGGCAGTTTGCCGACTCGGTGCGTTCCAGACTCGAGGCCGCGCACGCGAGTGAGGCGGGCGCGGCGGCAGCGCATCCGCCAGCCGCAACCCGCGAGGGCGCCACCCCCCTCGTCGCCGGCGAGGACGCATTCCCGGGTGAGCCGGTGGACGAACAGGCGGCATCGGCTCCCGCTGCCGGGTCGTCGCGCCCCCTCTCCCGAGCGCCGACCGGGAGTACCCCGATCGTGGCGCCCGCTCCCCCGCCCCCCGCCGTCGCCAAGGGGAACGAGCTGCGAGCGCTGCCGCTGCTCTGGAAAGTCTTCGTGTCCTGGCTGTCGGGGCTGTTCGGCGGGAAGCGTTAG
- a CDS encoding porin, protein MTHDCADMLSFRLSTAIAAAVLQFAVTPRAHAQAASDSGTTSGARPARAAAADSVKGATAAKGAPAPGPAPSAQGGHAAPRPWYERLSLRGYAQVRYNRLLETNPGLNCSQCDRSIGNNGGIFLRRGRLVLSGDIHPRLSIYVQPDYGADAAGTLHYLQLRDAYFDLSLDTKREHRLRIGQSKVPFGFENLQSSQNRLPLDRNDALNSALPNERDMGVTYYWASTTARQRFRILVDSGLKGSGDYGVFGFGVMNGQTANRPEANNSLHQVVRLSYPFRLRNGQFVEAGIQAYNGRFVLPTKSANVRSLPEYQDDRVALSFTWYAQPFGLVAEYNWGKGPEFVASTQSIDDRSLQGGFVQSMYRWRTHGQVIQPFARLQGYHGGKKLEQDARHYEVHEVEGGVEWLPFGNFELTAQYTISDRVFEDAATIGNRQKGRFLRVQAQFNY, encoded by the coding sequence ATGACTCACGACTGCGCCGACATGCTGTCGTTCCGACTCTCCACCGCGATTGCCGCGGCGGTCCTCCAGTTCGCCGTCACGCCGCGCGCCCACGCCCAGGCTGCGTCCGACTCCGGCACCACGTCCGGTGCGCGTCCCGCGCGCGCGGCGGCCGCCGACTCGGTGAAGGGGGCGACGGCGGCGAAGGGGGCGCCTGCGCCAGGCCCCGCGCCCTCGGCACAGGGAGGGCACGCCGCGCCGCGTCCGTGGTACGAACGCCTGTCGCTCCGCGGCTACGCGCAGGTGCGCTACAACCGCCTGCTCGAGACCAACCCGGGATTGAACTGCTCGCAGTGCGATCGCTCCATCGGCAACAACGGGGGGATCTTCCTGCGACGTGGGCGACTCGTCCTCTCGGGCGACATTCACCCACGGCTCTCCATCTACGTCCAGCCCGACTACGGAGCCGATGCCGCGGGCACGCTGCACTACTTGCAGCTGCGCGATGCGTACTTCGACCTCTCCCTCGACACGAAGCGGGAGCACCGCCTGCGCATTGGCCAGAGCAAGGTCCCGTTTGGCTTCGAGAACCTGCAGTCGTCGCAGAACCGCCTCCCGCTCGACCGCAACGACGCGCTCAACAGCGCCCTCCCTAACGAGCGCGACATGGGCGTCACCTACTACTGGGCGAGCACCACGGCGCGCCAGCGATTCAGGATCCTCGTCGACAGCGGCCTCAAGGGAAGTGGCGACTATGGCGTCTTCGGTTTCGGCGTCATGAACGGGCAGACGGCCAATCGCCCCGAGGCCAACAACTCGCTGCACCAGGTCGTGCGGCTGTCGTATCCCTTCCGCCTGCGCAACGGACAGTTCGTCGAGGCGGGGATCCAGGCGTACAACGGGCGCTTCGTGCTCCCCACCAAGTCGGCCAACGTGCGATCGCTCCCCGAGTACCAGGACGATCGCGTGGCGCTCTCGTTCACCTGGTACGCCCAACCGTTCGGCCTCGTGGCCGAGTACAACTGGGGGAAGGGCCCCGAGTTCGTGGCCAGCACGCAGTCGATCGACGACCGGTCGCTGCAGGGCGGCTTTGTGCAGTCTATGTACCGCTGGCGCACGCACGGCCAGGTGATCCAGCCATTCGCGCGGCTGCAGGGCTACCACGGCGGCAAGAAGCTGGAGCAGGACGCGCGTCACTACGAGGTCCACGAGGTCGAGGGAGGGGTCGAATGGCTTCCCTTCGGCAACTTCGAACTCACCGCGCAGTACACCATCTCCGACCGCGTCTTCGAGGACGCCGCCACCATCGGCAACCGGCAGAAAGGGCGCTTTCTCAGGGTGCAGGCGCAGTTCAACTACTAG
- a CDS encoding MoxR family ATPase, with translation MNDEIRRIQDVMEREAYITDRQIATSVFLATALGKPLLVEGHPGVGKTEIAKVLAQTLGADLIRLQCYEGLDATTALYEWNYQRQLLHIKLGESSTASMAEQEATLFSEAFLLKRPLLAAITHHGKPPVLLIDEVDRSDEEFEAFLLEILSDFQVTIPELGTIRAEARPTVVLTSNRTRELSEALRRRCLYLWIDYPSFEKELRIVRTKVPGLGEQLAREITGVVQALRKMRLTKHPGIAESLDWAAALVALHADHLDEEVVRETMGCFLKDDGDFQRMERELQGGALQAMASFAG, from the coding sequence GTGAACGACGAGATTCGCAGGATCCAGGACGTGATGGAGCGCGAGGCCTACATCACCGACCGGCAGATCGCCACGTCGGTCTTCCTCGCCACCGCCCTTGGCAAGCCGCTCCTGGTCGAGGGGCATCCCGGCGTGGGAAAGACCGAGATTGCGAAGGTGCTGGCGCAGACGCTGGGCGCAGACCTCATCCGGCTGCAATGCTACGAGGGGCTCGACGCGACGACGGCGCTGTACGAATGGAACTACCAGCGGCAGCTCCTGCACATCAAGCTTGGAGAATCGTCCACCGCGTCGATGGCCGAGCAGGAGGCGACGCTCTTCAGCGAGGCATTCCTCCTCAAGCGCCCGCTGCTGGCCGCAATCACGCACCATGGCAAGCCGCCGGTGCTCCTCATCGACGAGGTGGACCGCAGCGATGAGGAGTTCGAGGCCTTCCTCCTCGAGATCCTCTCCGACTTCCAGGTCACCATTCCCGAGTTGGGGACCATTCGCGCCGAGGCGCGCCCGACCGTCGTGCTCACCTCGAACCGCACGCGCGAGCTTTCCGAGGCGCTGCGCCGTCGTTGTCTGTACCTCTGGATCGACTACCCCTCCTTCGAGAAGGAGCTGCGCATCGTGCGCACCAAGGTGCCCGGGCTCGGCGAGCAGCTGGCGCGCGAGATCACGGGAGTCGTGCAGGCGTTGCGCAAGATGCGCCTCACCAAGCATCCGGGGATCGCCGAATCGCTCGACTGGGCGGCGGCGCTCGTGGCGCTGCACGCCGACCACCTGGACGAGGAGGTCGTGCGCGAGACGATGGGGTGCTTCCTCAAGGACGACGGCGACTTCCAGCGCATGGAGCGCGAGCTGCAGGGCGGCGCCCTGCAGGCCATGGCATCTTTCGCCGGTTAG
- a CDS encoding VWA domain-containing protein, producing MPDERAVAHAPGDTAPADLLAAVVTLCRTLRDRGIVATPAESIDGVRALGVVDIADRDEVRLALRSVLIHRREDFDAFDEAFREVWSIERGLPAPIPLPGPRREMVKPPAPAPARPPTVSLQNWMKPSDGDAGDSITVRAASDNESLVARDFSHYAAEDDEAFRALARRIARRLSLRRSRRWKASRRGRRIDLRRTVRASLRTGGNPIALERRVRKVRRTSLVALCDVSGSMELYARFLLQFLHALQNTFARVETFAFATRLSRLTPLLRGVRYRESLRDLGREVQDFSGGTRIGASIRGFLDRYPKLVDRRTIVVILSDGWDVGDPALLSDAMQALHRRSGRVIWLNPLMGGADFTPDTRGMQAALPHIDLLAPGHNLEALQRLIRHLAL from the coding sequence GTGCCTGACGAGCGCGCCGTTGCGCACGCGCCCGGCGACACCGCGCCGGCCGACCTCCTGGCAGCGGTCGTCACGCTGTGCCGCACGCTGCGAGACCGCGGCATCGTGGCGACGCCGGCGGAGTCGATCGATGGCGTGCGGGCGCTGGGAGTAGTGGACATTGCCGATCGCGACGAGGTGCGCCTCGCCCTGCGCAGCGTCCTGATTCACCGGCGCGAGGACTTCGACGCCTTCGACGAGGCATTCCGCGAGGTGTGGAGCATCGAGCGCGGGCTGCCGGCTCCCATCCCGCTCCCCGGTCCGCGACGCGAGATGGTGAAGCCTCCGGCGCCGGCTCCCGCGCGGCCGCCCACCGTCTCGCTGCAGAACTGGATGAAGCCGTCCGACGGCGACGCCGGCGACTCGATCACCGTGCGCGCCGCCAGCGACAACGAATCGCTGGTGGCTCGCGACTTCTCGCACTACGCCGCCGAGGACGATGAGGCGTTTCGCGCGCTGGCGCGACGCATCGCGCGCCGGCTCTCGCTCCGGCGCAGTCGGCGCTGGAAGGCGTCGCGTCGCGGTCGCCGCATCGACTTGCGCCGCACCGTGCGCGCGTCGCTGCGCACCGGCGGCAACCCCATCGCGCTGGAGCGGCGCGTGCGCAAGGTGCGGCGCACGTCGCTCGTTGCGCTCTGCGACGTCTCGGGATCGATGGAGCTGTATGCGCGTTTCCTGCTGCAGTTCCTGCATGCGCTGCAGAACACCTTTGCTCGCGTGGAGACCTTTGCCTTCGCCACACGGCTCAGCCGCCTGACGCCGCTCCTGCGCGGCGTGCGCTATCGCGAGTCGCTGCGCGACCTTGGGCGCGAGGTGCAGGACTTCTCCGGCGGGACGCGTATCGGGGCGTCGATCCGCGGCTTCCTGGACCGCTATCCCAAGCTGGTCGATCGGCGCACGATCGTCGTCATCCTCAGCGATGGATGGGACGTGGGCGACCCGGCGCTGTTGTCGGACGCGATGCAGGCGCTGCATCGGCGCTCGGGGCGCGTCATCTGGCTCAACCCGCTGATGGGCGGGGCCGACTTCACGCCGGATACACGGGGGATGCAGGCGGCGCTCCCGCACATCGACCTGCTGGCGCCGGGGCACAACCTGGAGGCGCTGCAGCGCCTGATTCGTCACCTGGCGCTGTAG